Within the Bacillus pumilus genome, the region TGTAGAGCATGTGCATCAAATTGAAGATGTCTTTCGTGGAGCAGAGAAAAAAGCAGAGGTTTTAATTGAGATAGAGGTTGGAGAAGAGAGGTCTGGTGTCATTGAAGAGAGTGATTTCCGTCAAATTTTGCAGGCGATAAAGACATGTGATTTCGTTCATTTAAAAGGGATTTTTTCTCATGATGGTCACACATATAAGGCAGAAAGTAAAGCGCATTGTCAGACATTATATGAAGACGCTGTGAATCGAACGCTTCAATTTGCACAGATTGCAACAGAAGCAGGCATGATGCTAGACGTAGTGAGCATAGGATCAACACCGCCGTTTTTATTTCAATTTGATATTCCAAAGGGAGTGACCGAAATTCGCCCTGGCACTTACATCTTCATGGATGCCTCTCAGTCCAATGTGATCGGCACTTTTTCACATTGCGCAGCAACAGTGCTGACGACAGTAATTAGTAAGCCAACAAAGACTCGTGTCATTACAGATGTTGGAGCCAAAGGGCTCACGGCTCAAACCCGTACAAAAGGGCTGACACAAACAAAAGGACTAGGCAAGGTAAAAGACTATGAAGATGTATTTGTTTCCAGTGTATTTGATGAGCATGCCATCATTTATCACGAAGGTTTCCGTCAGGCTGTCCAGATCGGTGAGAAGGTTCAAATCATTCCAAATCATATTTGCCCCGCTGTCAATCTTCATGAAAAAGCTTATCTCATCCAAGATGATGAAGTAGTTGAAGAGCTTGATATTGCTTGTAAAGGTAAACTTCAATAAACCAACAGGACAAGGCGACTTTGTTTGGTATCATCATGATGATACGAAAACATTCACCATGACATGAATTTGTTGAAACCAAATCCATATATCCAGTCGTCTAAAGAGTGTATCGGTAGACTTGCCCTCCAAATGACAGGGAAATGTGGATCCTTAGACGTATTTTCAAGCAATTCCTCATAAATCACAGAAGTGACACGAGCCGTCTGTTACAATAAAAGAAATCATTTCTTGCAAAGTGTTCGTATGTGGTAAAGGATCCTCCTATTTTGACCGATATGAACGAATGGGAATAAGAAATGGAGGCTCTGTATGAAAAAACAATCGCAATTGCTGCTACTATTCACCTTGATAGTGACCTTACTAGCAGCCTGTCAGCAAGCAGGTCAATCGCCTTCAAAACAAGACACTAAAGAAGCTGAGTATGAACAATGGGTTCAGCGTTATATGGATGAGTTAAATGAAGCTTATGAGAACATGACAGACCAATTTATTTCAGATGGACAGGGAAAGATCCAAGCAAATAAAAAACTGCAAAAGGCGACGAAAGCCTTTGATCGTGTGATTCAAAAGGGGCTTACTCATCAAGAAGTTCCAGCCGCTTATCAAAAGGCAGATAAACAATTAAAGACAGGTCTTCATTCATTTGAAAAAGGAATTAGTCAGGTGGAGCAGCTATTAAAGCGTCCAGATCAAGAAAAGCTGTTTATTTCCGCTACACATCATCTGCAAGATGGATTGCAGAGGACAGCTGCATTCATTGAAGAAGTAGGCCGCATTCAGCAATCAACGTAAAAAAGCTTGGAAGGCGGACTTCCAAGCTTTTTACATATAAAGTATTTGCTTTAAGCGGCGCACACCTTCTTGGATCATGTCTTCATCCGTACAGGCGAAGCCTAGTAGTAATCCTTTTCGATTGCTCTCAAAACAATAAGGACTTAATGGATAAATGCCAATACCTGCTGCTTTTGCTGCCTCAATACTGCCTTTTTCGTCAAAGTCTGGTGCACCTTCTAAAAAGACATGAAGACCTGTATCTGTTCCATAAATATGAAAGTGCTTGTCAAATTGATGTGTTAAAAGGGCATCCATCATGGTAGCCTGTCTTTTTTTATATAGCTGTCTCATTCGCCTGACATATCGCGTGAATTCTCCTTCTCTGAAAAAAGAGGCGAGTGTGATCTGTTCCATAATGGGCAGCTGTCTTTGAATGAGTGATTGCAAGGAAGCGATTTCTTTTATGACGGCTTTGGAGCCGATAATGGCGGCAAGGCGGATGCCTGGTGCCAGCACTTTGGAGAAGCTTAAGATATAAATCACATGGCCTGTTGCTTCTGAAAATAAGGAAGGAAGCGGTCCGCCATGATAACGATAATCTCCATCAAAATCATCCTCTAGTATATAAGACTGATGACTGACAGCAAATTTTAGCAGCTGCTGCCTTCTGCTCACGCTCATACATACACCGGTTGGACGCTGATGGGAGGGCGTCACCGCAATCAGCTTTGTTCTTCGTGGTAATGTATCCACCATAATCCCTTCTTCATCGACGGGCGCGGGATAAATGTTCATTTCACGATGCATAAATGAAAGTCTTGCTCCAGGAAAGCCTGGATCTTCAACAGCTACTGTATCGCCTTTTTTAAGCAATACCTGTGAAATCAAATCAATGGCTTGCTGCGTACCTCCTGTTAACACGATTTGATCCTCTTCTACATCGATGCCGCGTTCTACAGATAAGTATTGGCGTATTTCTGAACGTACTTCCCATAAACCATGCGGGGAGGAATAGCCCCAATCTTTCATCTCTAATTGCTGTAAAGCTTTCATGAGCGAGCGTTTCCATATGTTTTGGAAATGTTCGTCGATGGCTGGTTCCTGATGACGAAAATCAATATCAAGCTTCTCATGAAATTGATTGGCCGACAGCCAGTGGTCCATTTGTTTCTCCGCCTCTTGAAAGTGTGGTCTTACCGGAAGAGGAAAAGGAGGCTCACCTTGATGGGGAGCGGAGGCCGCATAGTGGTCACTCGAAATGACCCTCGTACCGCCTCTTCTAGATGTGCTGACATATCCTCTTGCAAGCAGTTCATCATAAGCAAGCTGTATTGTGGATCTTGATACATTGAGCTCCTGTGCTAATACGCGTGTCGGTGTTAACTGATCATGAGGATTCAGTTTTTTGGAATGAATTTGTTGAATGATCCCAGTCACGATTTGCTGCCAAAGCGGGGTCGTACTTGAGCGATCTAAATAAATATACATCAGACACCTTCTCTCATTGTCACATATAACATGATAATGACACGGAAATATGGAGTGGTCAATAGCATCATTTTTGGATGTAGGAAGTAAGCCAAAAGGTGTGTACACTGTTCTCATATGCTTATGACTAGAGGAGAGAGTGAAATGATTCCTGCATCTAAAGAAGAAACCGAACACCTATCCATCATTCCATTTATATTCGTTTTATTTGGTCTTTTTATGATTACAACCGCAGTGAATCTGCAGGTGCCCCTTTATACGTTGTATGCCGAACAAGCAGGGTACGGAAAAGCGGCGACAGCCCTTGTATTTGCTGCATATGTCTTCGGACTGATTCCAGTCTTGCTTTTTCTTGGCGGAATATCTGACCGGGCTGGACGCAAACCGGTTTTATTGGTCGCACTTGGTTTTTCGTTGTGTGCTACCTTATTGATGATCGTACATCCTACCATTCAGATGCTCTTTTTGGCGCGGCTGCTGCAAGGGGTGGGGCTTGGCCTGAGTGTTGGCACATGCACCGCTTATTTGATTGCTTTATATCCAGAAAAATCAAGCTGGATTCCAACTTTTATTGCGCTATGCAGTTCGGTTGGCTTTGGGGGCGGTGCTCTTTTTACAGCACTTCTTTCTTTTGAGCATGTGTCGCTTGCGCCGCTTAGCTATTGGATTGTGCTGGGCTTTTTAATCCTAACGATCGTGGGTGTCTTCTTTTTCGTTCCGCCTGTACAAGGAGATACAGGTAAACCGATGATGAATATGCCAACATTTCCAAAAGGAACCATGCCAGCGAATGCAGCGATTGCTGTCGCGTGGTCGGTGTGCGGTCTTGTGATTTCAGTTTTGCCAGCACAGCTTAAATTGAATGGATATGAATTATGGGTAGGGCCGGCACTATTTTTGATTAATATGGCAGGTGTCCTGATGCAGCCTTTTGTTCGCAAAATGAATAGTACAGCCGCCCTCCTTACCGGGTTTATCTGCCTTCCATGCGGATATGGCCTCTTGCTATTTGGAGCAAATAGCGGGTCCATCTTTCTTGTGCTTGCCGGAACGATGATTGCGGGTACTGCCTGCTATGGATTCACTTATTTAGGTGGTCTGCAGCTTATTGTCGAGCGGGGTAAAAAGGAGGCAGCTAGAGCTGTCGCAGGTTTTTATTTGTTTGCCTACTTAGGTCTGGGACTTCCAAGTGTTTTCGTCGGGCTTTTCGCTGATCTGTACGGAACCCAGATGGTGTTAACCGTCTTTTTCTTGGTCGTTTTGGCAGCTTGTCTCATCCTTTTGACGTCAAGTGTCAGACAGAAACAAAAGTGAAGAAGTCTTGCTTTCTCTTTTTTCTTCCATTCGTTTAAAATAAAGGCAGGAGAGGGGAAGATGACATGAAAAAAGTGCAGCTGGATGGCTCATTATGCAGATCGCAAGAAGAGCTTCATGACCAACTAAAAGCAGTTTTACACCTTCCTGACTATTACGGGAAAAATCTTGATGCTCTATGGGACTGTTTGACAGGAGAAGTAAATCTGCCAGTAGAGCTGACATGGGTGAATTTTGACACGAGTAAGGACGCTCTTGGAGAGTATGCTGAAAGCGTAAAGCAATTATTTAAAGAAGCAGAAGAGGAATTAAAGGGACAATTCCAAGTGAGTATTCAATAACGTTGAAAAAGCAGCCGCTGCCGCAGGCTGTTTTTTTTATGAATTTCTGTCTTTCCCATTCTGGTATTGAATATTTCACTAAATGTGATAATATATGAACTGTCGTTTAATTGATAATGATAATCATTTATAGCGGAAAGAGTTTGATAGAAAGTGAGAAACTAGGATGAAGTTGTATCAATTAAGTTTATTATTTGTATGTTTGGCATGTGTATCACTGTTTGTCGGTGTACAGGATGTGTCCATTTTACAGCTGTTTCATTTAACAGGTGAACAAGTGCATACGTTAGTTTCAAGTCGCATCCCGCGTCTCATGAGTATTGTGCTTGCTGGCATGAGCCTTAGTTTATGCGGCTTTATCATGCAAAGCATGACGAGGAATAAATTTGTTTCCCCCACCACTGCAGGGACGATGGATTGGGCGAAGCTTGGTATTTTAGTCGCAATGCTTGTTTTTACGAATGCGAGCCCGCTCATGAAAATGGGAATCGCGTTTCTATTTACTTTAGCTGGGAACCTTCTATTCTTAAAAATTTTGCGTCATATTAAGGTGAACGATACGATCTATGTACCGTTAGTCGGCTTAATGTTTGGCGGGATTGTCAGTTCAATATCTACGTTTATAGCCTATAAATATGATCTGATCCAAAACGTATCCGCATGGCTTCAAGGGGATTTTTCTCTTATTGTTCAGGGACGTTATGAACTGCTCTATCTGAGTGTTCCACTATTGATCATTGCGTATTTATATGCTGACCGCTTTACAGTAGCAGGTATGGGCGAGAGCTTTGCTGTTAACTTAGGTTTAACGTATAAACGTGTGATGGCGGTTGGTTTGGTGATTGTTTCGATGATTACATCTGTCACCATATTAACTGTCGGAATGCTGCCATTCCTAGGCTTAATCATTCCGAATATTGTATCGATCTACCGCGGCGATCACTTGAAAAAGAGCCTTCCGCATACAGCCTTACTAGGAGCCATTTTTGTTCTGATTTGTGATGTGCTCGGAAGGGTGATCATTTATCCATATGAAATTTCAGTTGGGCTTATGGTCGGCATCATCGGGAGTGCGATCTTCCTGTACATGTTATTAAGGAGGAAACGCTATGCATAAGAAACGGACATTATACCTGATTGCAGCCATTGCAGCAGTGCTGATCGTGATTTTCATTACCTATCAAATGGGGTACTGGCCGTACACAGTACCAAGTCGATTAAAGAAAGTGCTGGCGATGACATTGACAGGAGGCGCGATTGCCTTTTCATCTGTTGTCTTCCAAACCTTGACCAACAATCGAATCTTAACGCCGAGCATACTAGGTTTAGATGCACTTTACTTGTTTTTGCAAACAGCGATTATTTATCTATTTGGTTCGACCAATTTCATGATCGTCAATAAAAACCTGAATTTTTTCCTTTGTGTTGGGCTGATGATTCTATTTTCTGTCCTGCTATATACAGTCATGTTCAAACGCAAAAATAAGCACATTTTCTTGCTTCTGCTTGTCGGAATTGTGTTTGGGACATTGTTCAAAAGCCTTTCTTCTTTTATGGAAATGCTAATTGATCCAAATGAATATCAGGTCGTACAAGATAAATCCTTTGCGAGCTTTAATCACATGAACACAGATATCTTACTCATTGCTTCTATTTTATTTGCAGCGCTGTGCCTTTACATTTGGACATTCCGCTCCAAATTAGATGTCATGTCACTTGGGAAAGAGCATGCGGTGAATCTAGGGATTGACTATGACAGCATCACAAAAAAGATGCTGATCGTGATTGCTGTCCTTGTGTCTATCGCAACAGCACTTGTCGGACCGATTACGTTCCTCGGCTTACTCGTCGTAAATGTTGCACGAGAGCTTTTTCGGACATACCGGCATACATACTTGCTACTTGGCTCTTTTTTCATCAGTGTGATTGCCCTTGTAGGCGGAGAGTTTCTTGTAGAAAAGGTATTTACTTTTCAAACGCCGCTTAGTGTATTAATTGATTTAGTCGGCGGACTGTATTTTATTTATTTACTGTTAAAGGAGAGTCGTTCATGGTCTTGATGAAGGGCGTCAGTAAGGCGTATAACGGAAAAACAGTGCTTCACGACACAACAATCAGTGTGAAAAAAGGACAGCTGACCTCTCTCATTGGTCCGAATGGTGCGGGAAAAAGCACACTTTTATCCATCATGAGCCGCCTGATTCAGCCAGACTCAGGTGCAGCATATTTAGAAGATAAGCCATATAGCGCGTACCCACCACAGGAACTAGCGAAAAAGATGAGCATTTTAAAGCAGGCCAATCATATGAGTGTGCGTCTGACCGTTCGGGAGCTTGTCAGCTTTGGCCGTTTTCCTTACTCACAGGGCCATTTGACAAAAGAGGATGAGAAAATGATCGATGTGTCCCTTCAGTACATGAAGCTAACCAATATCCAGCATCAATATGTTGATGAACTGAGCGGCGGACAAAGACAAAGAGCCTTTATTGCAATGGTGCTGGCGCAGGATACAGATTATATTTTCTTAGATGAGCCTTTAAACAATTTGGATATGAACCATTCTGTCGAGATGATGAAGCTCTTTCAGCAGCTCGTCAAAGAGCTTGGGAAAACCATTGTTGTAGTGCTCCATGATATTAACTTTGCCTCTGTGTATTCCGATCATATCGTCGCTTTAAAAGATGGAAAGGTCATCACAGAAGGCGGAGTGGATGAAGTGATTCAAACAGAAGCACTTGAACAAATTTATGACATGCGTATACCGATTGAAATCATTCACGGTGAGCGCATTTGCTTATATTTTTCTTAAAAAAATGAAGAGGTGATGACATATGAAAAAATGGATTTGGATGATGACTGTGTTAACCGCAATCGTCGTACTCGCTGCCTGCGGGAACCAAGGAAAAACAGAAGGAACAAAAGAGGAAACCGTCACGGTAAAAGACATGCTCAATAAAGATGGTGTGAAGATTAAGAAAAACCCGAAAAAAGTAGTCGTGTTTGATATGGGAAGTCTTGATACGCTAGACAAACTAGGTGTGAACGTGACAGCTCTACCGAAACAAGTCGTACCTAAATATTTATCGAAATATGAAGGGGACAAATATAAAAATGTCGGTGGATTAAAAGAGCCGAACTTTGAAAAAATTGCAGAAATCGATCCTGATTTAATCATTATTCAGCATCGTCAAGCAGATGCATTCGATGAATTTTCCGAAATTGCCCCGACGATTTATATGGATGTAGACAATGCCAACTACATGGAATCATTTAAAAAGAATGCTACGACACTAGGCAAAATTTTTGATAAAGAAGACAAAGTCAAAGAAGAGCTTGCAGCCATTGATCAAAAAGTGGATGCTTTAAAGAAACAAGCAAAAGAGATAAAGAAAAATGGGCTGGTGATCATGGCGAACGACAGCAAAATGACAGCCTTTGGTCCTAAGTCTAGATACGGTCTTATCCACGATGTGTTTGGGATCACACCGGCAGATCAAAAGCTTGAGCCATCTGATAAACACGGTCAAAGCATTTCGTATGAATACATGGTCAAAACGAACCCAGATTATCTATTTGTCGTTGATCGAGGCGCAGCGATCGGAGAAGAAACTTCTGCGAAACAGCTTGTTGAAAATGATTATGTGAAATCAGTCAAAGCGGTCAAAAACAACCATGTGGTGTATTTGAACTCTGACATGTGGTATTTATCTGGCGGCGGCCTTGAATCATTGACTGCCATGATTGATGAAGTAAAACAAGGGATTGACCAAAAATAATAGACCAAAAGCTGCTCATCTTGAGCGGCTTTTTTTATTGTGGATTCATAAAAATATGTTGCATGCAGGAAACTTTCATCAAAATATGTTATAGTGGAATCTACATTGATAGACTAAGATAGAGTGAGGGTTCGGAGAGGATGAAGGAAAAAACGAGATCAAAAACAAGATCCAAAAGAAGGCTGAGACCTTGGGTGAAAGCTGTGCTGTTTATCATGGCTTTTGTCATGGTGATGGCAGTATCCGTCACAGGATATGCTTACTATAAAATTTCAAAAGCGTCGGATAAGGCGCAAGTGTCATTAGAAAGAGGAGAGACCTCGCAAAAGCGTGTGAAAGCTTTTGATCCAGGAAAGGACAGCTTCTCGGTGCTCTTGCTCGGAATTGACAGTCGTCCAGGTGAAACGGTAGACGAAGCAAGAAGTGATGCGGTCTTACTGGCGGCGGTGAACCGAACAGAGAAAACGATAAAGCTCCTTAGTATTCCTCGTGATTCTTATGTTGATATACCGGGAAGAGGATATGATAAAATCGCCCACGCCCATGCATTTGGGAGTGCAGATTTGTCAGTCAAAACGGTCGAAAATTTGTTGAATATCCCTGTAGACTATGTGATTTCAGGGAACTTTAAGGCGTTTCAAGACATTGTAGATGAGCTAAACGGAATTGACGTAACGATAAAAGATGAAGGTATCGCAAAACAAATGGAAAAGGATTCAAAAGGGAAGGTTCATGTGCAAACAGGAACTCATACGTTAAATGGTGAAGAAGCATTAGCCTTTGTAAGAACAAGAAAGGCAGACAGTGACCTTATGCGCGGGAAGCGCCAAATGGAAGCACTTCAAGCCATCTTTGAAAAATCTAAATCCATTTCTTCGATCCCATCCTATGACAACATCATTGATACACTTGGTGATAATGTTTCAACCAATTTGTCCATGAAGCAGTTTATCGGTCTTTTCCCGTTATTGAGCTCATTGAAATCAGTGGATACCATTCAGCTAAAGGGCCATGATTATCAGCCTGGGAATGTGTATTACTTTGAGTTAGATGGCGCTGGATTAGAAGAAGTGAGAACAGAGCTGAGAGAACAGCTTGAATTATCATAAAAAAGCATTAGCCTGCCGCTGTGGCAGGCTTTTTGTTTTGAATGGAGAAGCGCGACAATGAAGCCAATTCAATTCGCTTGATGAAGAAAATAACGAGTCAGCAGTTCCTCTACCCGGTGACGTATACGTGGATTAAAGTATTTATGTTTTTCTTCATAGCCATCCATGATAAATAGATACGTTGTAAATCCTTCATCGTGTTCAATTTGCTGCACCTTCATTTTTTCTTTACGTAAATGCTGCTTTAGTTCATAAAGTGCCTTTTGTGCTTCCTTTAAGACAGAGGTCACTAGCTGAATGTATGGTTCATTTAGTTTAAATGTTTGATGTTGTTTTAAGTGAGTCAAATCACGATTGAGGATGGAGACGACCATTGGAAGAAAGATGGCCTGTTCCATCATTTGAAGCTGTATTCTTGATAGTCTCGTCATGTCCAAGCCTGCTTTCTTTCTTGATAGAACACACGTTCTTATCTATTATATCGAATGGATCTAATAATCTCAAGGGGGGGGGATTCATTTGTATATTTTTATGTTTTCCATGTAAAATGAAAAGTAGACAAATGTTGAAGGAGTCAAACAAGTTGACATCATTTCTTTCCCTATTTACTCATGAAAATATCACATCATTTTTTGAGAGCTACAAGGCCTTTGGACCGATTGTGGCCATATTGCTCCCTTTAATAGAAGCATTTCTTCCGTTTTTACCACTTGTTGCGTTTGCTGTAGCGAATGCAAATGCATTCGGCCTTTGGGAAGGCTTTTTATTGACCTGGATTGGCGCAAGTGCAGGGTCTATTCTTGTCTTTTTACTGATCAGAAAATTTGGACAGATGAGAATGCTCAACTTTATCAGCAGGCATCCTTCTATAAAAAAATTGATGCTTTGGGTGGAGAAACGGGGATTCGGTCCATTATTTATTTTACTTTGCTTTCCTTTCACACCCTCTGCTGCCGTCAATGTTGTAGCAGGTTTATCAAGAATTAGCTTTTGGCAATTCTCATTAGCTACTTTATCTGGTAAGTGTGTCATGCTCTTTATCATTAGTTTTATTGGTTATGATCTTTCTGCTTTAGTTAAGAATCCGTTAAGAAGTGTTTTTGCGGTTCTAGTTATTGCGATATTATGGTATGTTGGAAAGAGAGTAGAAAATAGGTTAAACATTCGAATGAGTAAACGTGAGGACAAAGGAGGCTCTTAATGAAAAAGAAGCCATTGCTATGGTTGATGATTATTACAGGCATCGTCTTATTGTTCCAAGTAAAGAATTTCATGTTTGTCACGTACAAAGTAGAAGGGGTCAGTATGGACCCAACTTTTACAGATGGGACAGAATTATTAATCAATAAGTTCTCGCCAAAACTCACGAAAATTAGCCGGTTTGATTATGTGTTATTTCACGGACCTAAAAATCAAATCTTGATCAAGCGGGTCATTGGACTCCCAGGAGAAACGATCAAGTATGAAGATGATCAGTTATTTGTCGATGGTGAAAAAAAGAAAGAACCTTATTTAAAAGAGCAGAAACAACATAAAATGGGGAACGTCCTAACAGGGGATTTTCAGCTGAAAGCCATCACAGGAGACGATAAAATCAAAAACAATCATTACTTTGTGGTCGGAGATAACCGAATACATAGTTTCGACAGCCGGCATTTTGGCACCATCTCAAAGGATCAAGTTGTCGGTGTCAAAAGAAATACCAGCGAATAAAAAAAGGCGCTCTGCCCATGCAAAGCGTCTCTTTTTTATTTTGCGGCTTTATAATCAGGATGCCTTTTTGCCCATACATGATGTAAGAACCGGAAAAACGGTGGCAGCATGGCAATGACGAGAATAATTCTGACGACTTGTACAGCTACAACAAAGGTAGAATCCTCGTGCAGTGTGACCGCTGTTGTTGCCATCTCTGCAATACCGCCAGGCGAAAAAGCAAGGATGGCTGTAATGACAGAAATACCAGTGATCTCAGCAATCGCAATTGAGCTGAGGACAGTGGCAGCAATTAGCCCAGCTGAACTGACGACAGCCACAATGAGAGTGTTTTTTAGTCCGACAAACATCTCTTTATTCATTTTTGAACCGATGGTTGCACCTAGAAATACTTGAGACGCAATGTTCGCTTGTGCTGGCCAATAAGGAATCAAATCATAACCCATGAGTGCCCCCGCACTAACTTGAAGAGCTGCGACGCCTAGCATGCTGCCAATCAGCCAAGGAGCAGGGAAATGAAGACGAACTGCTAGGCGTGACATAAGCCAGGCACCTAAAATAAGCGCAGCGGTCCAAGAGATGTTTGAAAGGGTGAAAACGCCCGAAGAAAAAGCGCTCCCTTGTGTAACGACAGCCGCATCTGCTTGGTTTTTTGTATTTAAATAAAACACTGTAAATGGGATAGTGAGTACAACCATTAATACACGTATCGTTTGCACGAGACTCACAACAGCTGTATTGGCTCCCACCTCTTGGGCAATCCCCGGCATAGCGGATAAACCGCCGGGGGCAGTTCCGACAAAGCTTGTCAGCATATCTGTTTTGCTCAGCTTCCATAAGACAAAGCCTGAGAGCATCGCCAGTAGAATAGAAAAGACGAGCATGAAACTCACAGGGAGCCAATTTTCAGCGAAGATGTGAAGGACCTTCATATTCATTTTCTGTCCGAGTTCGATTCCGAGAATGAATTGCCCAAGGAGCAGCCATCTGCTGTGAATACGTAAGGTGCTGGTTCCTTTACGCTGAAACAGGGTGGGGCGGCGCATCGCAATAAAAGCTGCTGTCATTAATGTACCTACCATCCAGCCAATAGACATACCTGTTAAAGACAAAAGAAATCCACCTAAACCGCTTATCGCAATGAGAATGAGATCGGTTCGAAGGCTGTTTCCTTGTTTCATCACATGTAAACCTTCTTCCTATATGTTTGTTCAGTAAGTGAAATGTTGTTAACTTCACTATAATACAAAAGTCTCTATAAATAAAATACGAATTTTTTCACCATTTTCATAAGATTATCTTATCACTAAATGATTGGTACATTTTTATAAAGAAAGATACCATTTTTACCAAAAACAAAATCAATATACAACGATTTTCCCCTATTTTTGTTATCAGTTGACTATCATTTTCAATTACACTACAATGCTTAGTGTGAGGTGATAACATGAAAATTCCTTCTTTTAAATATAATGAAAAGGGATTGAATCGTTTTTTTGGTCCTTTAGAGGGAAGAATTATGGAGATCCTTTATGAAGGTGAGGATATGCCGATTAAAGAGGTGCAGCAAAAGCTGTCAGATGAAAAGCCGATTAATTTCAACACGGTCATGACTGTGCTGAACCGCTTAACCGAAAAAGGAATTGTGGAGAAAAAAATAAAAGGGCGCTCATCTATTTATAATCCTGTTTTAACAAAAGAAGAATTTCTCAATGAGCAAACAAAATGGATTACACAAGGACTGATGGACGATTTCGGTCCACTGGCAGTGAACCATATGGTGGATGCGATTGAAAGTGCTGATCCTGAATTACTCAAAGTGCTAGAAGCACGGCTAGCATCTAAAAAAGAGGAGCAGCAAAATGAATAAAATGAAGTCGAGTATGCTGTTTTCAGGCGGTATATTGATTGGTTTAGCCATTTTTTATCAG harbors:
- a CDS encoding siderophore ABC transporter substrate-binding protein, whose product is MKKWIWMMTVLTAIVVLAACGNQGKTEGTKEETVTVKDMLNKDGVKIKKNPKKVVVFDMGSLDTLDKLGVNVTALPKQVVPKYLSKYEGDKYKNVGGLKEPNFEKIAEIDPDLIIIQHRQADAFDEFSEIAPTIYMDVDNANYMESFKKNATTLGKIFDKEDKVKEELAAIDQKVDALKKQAKEIKKNGLVIMANDSKMTAFGPKSRYGLIHDVFGITPADQKLEPSDKHGQSISYEYMVKTNPDYLFVVDRGAAIGEETSAKQLVENDYVKSVKAVKNNHVVYLNSDMWYLSGGGLESLTAMIDEVKQGIDQK
- a CDS encoding TVP38/TMEM64 family protein, translating into MTSFLSLFTHENITSFFESYKAFGPIVAILLPLIEAFLPFLPLVAFAVANANAFGLWEGFLLTWIGASAGSILVFLLIRKFGQMRMLNFISRHPSIKKLMLWVEKRGFGPLFILLCFPFTPSAAVNVVAGLSRISFWQFSLATLSGKCVMLFIISFIGYDLSALVKNPLRSVFAVLVIAILWYVGKRVENRLNIRMSKREDKGGS
- the lepB gene encoding signal peptidase I, whose translation is MKKKPLLWLMIITGIVLLFQVKNFMFVTYKVEGVSMDPTFTDGTELLINKFSPKLTKISRFDYVLFHGPKNQILIKRVIGLPGETIKYEDDQLFVDGEKKKEPYLKEQKQHKMGNVLTGDFQLKAITGDDKIKNNHYFVVGDNRIHSFDSRHFGTISKDQVVGVKRNTSE
- a CDS encoding AbrB family transcriptional regulator, which codes for MKQGNSLRTDLILIAISGLGGFLLSLTGMSIGWMVGTLMTAAFIAMRRPTLFQRKGTSTLRIHSRWLLLGQFILGIELGQKMNMKVLHIFAENWLPVSFMLVFSILLAMLSGFVLWKLSKTDMLTSFVGTAPGGLSAMPGIAQEVGANTAVVSLVQTIRVLMVVLTIPFTVFYLNTKNQADAAVVTQGSAFSSGVFTLSNISWTAALILGAWLMSRLAVRLHFPAPWLIGSMLGVAALQVSAGALMGYDLIPYWPAQANIASQVFLGATIGSKMNKEMFVGLKNTLIVAVVSSAGLIAATVLSSIAIAEITGISVITAILAFSPGGIAEMATTAVTLHEDSTFVVAVQVVRIILVIAMLPPFFRFLHHVWAKRHPDYKAAK
- a CDS encoding BlaI/MecI/CopY family transcriptional regulator — translated: MKIPSFKYNEKGLNRFFGPLEGRIMEILYEGEDMPIKEVQQKLSDEKPINFNTVMTVLNRLTEKGIVEKKIKGRSSIYNPVLTKEEFLNEQTKWITQGLMDDFGPLAVNHMVDAIESADPELLKVLEARLASKKEEQQNE
- a CDS encoding LCP family protein, whose translation is MKEKTRSKTRSKRRLRPWVKAVLFIMAFVMVMAVSVTGYAYYKISKASDKAQVSLERGETSQKRVKAFDPGKDSFSVLLLGIDSRPGETVDEARSDAVLLAAVNRTEKTIKLLSIPRDSYVDIPGRGYDKIAHAHAFGSADLSVKTVENLLNIPVDYVISGNFKAFQDIVDELNGIDVTIKDEGIAKQMEKDSKGKVHVQTGTHTLNGEEALAFVRTRKADSDLMRGKRQMEALQAIFEKSKSISSIPSYDNIIDTLGDNVSTNLSMKQFIGLFPLLSSLKSVDTIQLKGHDYQPGNVYYFELDGAGLEEVRTELREQLELS